The nucleotide sequence GGGAATACAGTGGGCAATTGGACTTCAGAAACGCATGCtttcaaaattcaatcaaatatGCAGATTTTACACAAATTCTGAAGGAACGAAAAGATATTTGGTTAGTATTATTTCTTCAttattcttttctatttttatatcaTTCTTTGGAAGGAAAACATGAATTGAGTACATAAATCAAGTGTTGGGACATGGTTTCCTCAAATCACAGGTTTTCAACATGACATAGGTTTGACCTGAATCGGGGTAAATTTCACAAACAAGAAGTACATGGCCGTTAAGAACATAGTAGATTACTGCTTTTTGGGGATCGCAATAGATTCTGCTCTATTCGTAAGCTGTTTTATATTAGGTAATGCATTGACAGTCGTCATTACGGCTATCCAGCTATCAGTTcctttaaaaatgaaaatgatcaaaACAACCTTATATTTAATTGCAGGGAATATTGAATCCTAAGCTTTATTTCATGATGCTATTGATTACTGTTGATACTGAGAATGAAGATATTGTAAGTATAAATTGTATTAACATGAAGAATCCAGACATTAAACCGAATGAATATTTCCAATTTGAATGTTATAGTCGGGATTCTTGAGTAAATAGACACCATATGAATCCAAATTTTGGCTTTTTGGCTCAAAATTTGACTCTAAACTGAAGGAAGTGTCAACTTGGAATCTAGGTCCCAACTCTGGAAAAACGAGATTTTGATCACAAAAACTTGGGCCAATACCTTTCCTTAATCTTTTGTTAATTCTTTTTTAGTTTTAGTCAGAAATATAGACTTCAATTACTATTATATTATCAATAGAAATGAGAAAGCAGCCAGAAATCGCACCATTAATTATATATGCATCATTCTATATACATTTCATCACATTCCCAACTATGTGGTTGGTTGAGTACAGCAAAAAGCTACATTACAAGTTGTATTAGAACTAATTTTAGCACAGAGTGCCATGATTTTTTTCCAACTATTAGCTAAATTTTACTAAatcaaaaatcatttattaaactacataaaaaagaataatttttttaaaatttcagggAATGTTTATTGTGATGAGAGATAAATGCCCAGAGTTGGACAGAGATGAACCGAACCTGACAATTGGAAATCCTATTTTCATACCACTGAAACAGCATTTAAATAAtatgatcaattttatttgctatTATACATGGACTTCGTTGTTGTCAAACTAATACATtcttaatattattataatatttatctgCTCTATGTGCCATGGTCATGTCAAATAGACCTCTGAGAAAAGTAGCAGGTGTGTCATTCGACAACTTACCTtggtatgtctgaagaagttggGCATGGATTATTACATTGCATTTGTGCTAAGTGGGAATATAGTATTGAAGTTTTCAGaagtttaaaatgaaatatgcatGAAAAAATACTACAGATATTGCTACCCCTATTTCAATTAGCTTAGATGAAGCTACATGTGTAGCACACTATTGATTTAACATTTGAAACTTTCTCATCTTTTTCCTTTGTAAAAATTTAGTAGTTTATTCTTTGTCTTTTTTGCTACATCTTGTATTCCGCACATTGGTGTGTGTTCTTATCTCAAAGAAGCGATTGGGACGAAAAGCTTAAGATGTTCAGCTGCGCgagaaagaaatcaaaaaataatataagcTGTTTAAATTGTTTCCTGATGCCATATTCCAAGTGCAATTGATCAGTGATTTCTCtggtgaaatatatttttctttgaaacTTGTCATTCAATAAATCTATCTTGTGAATTTTCAGTGGTATCAAATAATTCTAAGTGTCATCTTGTTGCAGTGATGTTTTGAGGCTCACATTTAATAAAAGTGTCTGggcattttgaaaataatttagtgAAAATGGATGCGTGGGTGGGTTCATGCTTAAGTTGGTCCTAATGATGTTCATTTGAGCATTCTTGCACACCATTGGCTCGCAATTATAACGAAAAAAGGTCTAGACCTGAcatgggccaaatccggcccgcccGATGCTACGCAAcgaaactaaaaccaaattttgatcttttatctgaaaaatagctcaaggaacgTTTAGTTTTCGCaaaaggcttattgttttcctaatttgcttttgtaacactgtaaatattcttCAACTTTTCACATCACCCTTACATGGCTTGCCAGTCTAAgtgagcaaaatttttggtcCCTGGCCCACGCCTGTTCTAGACTGTCATATGTGCATATAGAAGACTTATTTCTAAAATGATACAAAATTTGCAACCGGCATCGTTAACTGTTCCCCGCAACATCAAGAATTGGTAGAAAGATTTAATGACCACAGCGGCAGTATACACACAAATGTATCAGCGAATTACGATAATATATTACAATAGgtaattattcaaaaacactGCTGCTCTGCCAGTTTTTTTGCAACGATGGTAGCTCCAGACATGATtggaaaatttcagtttttgcaTGGGTAATAGCAGTTTTCAACTCTCAAATTTACCTAGAATATCTCCATCACGGAATAAATGGTATTCATCGTCATCAAGCAAGACTTTTGTGCCACCATATTCTGGAAGTAAAACACTATCACCAACGTCAACGCTCATTGGAATAAGTTTGCCATCTTTGTCTTTCGTGCCTGGACCTTTTGCAACCACTTTAGCTTGTAAAACTTTGCCAACAGATTTTTCAGGGAGAACAATTCCTCCTTTTGTCGTTAACTCTGGTGCACTTCGTTCAACCAACACTCTGTCAAATAGCGGCAGAAATTTCTTGAAAGCTTTTGCTGCCATTTTTGATTTTCTGAAAGATAAACGATAAGATAAGAAGTGCTGTGAAACCATATTTTATTAGGAGTGCCGAATCCTAAGTGTTCAGCACGTACTTCTTGGtcttttttcatcaaattcctCCCTTCGCTTTTTTGGAACTCCTCATTCCCCTCTTGCTatgtacaaaaaatactttatttattcaatctttaatgaATCCTAGCTAGTACTATGCACAAGTAGCACCCCGCTTTTgtgtaattttaaaatgtgtacTTAAATAAGTAGTCTATTATAGTGAAAATAAAGAACTAAAATTGTTTACAGTATTAGTAATACTATGGCAAATACAAAGCCTACCATGAAACATACGGACATAACAAGTGATAGTTGGGCTAGGGAAATTTCTTTCTGTGGCCAATTGGCATAGTGCATTAGTTTTAACACCGGTTGAATTCATAAAATGATAGAGATGTGATTGCACTAAGTTAGAAGATTCAGAGGTCGTacggtaagactgtaagagccCTGATGCAGTGCTAGATCAAGAAGTCCCACGCAAAATTGCAGATGTATGTTTTAGTAACGGTACTGCTATGCTCAAAATAAAATCACTCATAAAAAACTCACCTCAACGTTAAACGCGATGCGGCAGGTCAAACACAACTCAACAGAAGAGGCGAAGAAATTTCCCGAAGCAAAACCACGCTCGATTTTCACCAGGGTTGCAACATGCgtttctgaaatgaaaaataaacaactTATTGTGACACCTAGTAACATACTACAACGAGAAGTGAATACTTTTGGgaaaataagtttcaatatgtatgtaaatattaaaataaatgaataaaaatattttaaaagtgtttcttgaataaaatattgtgGTTACAGACATTAACATTAATTCATATGACGTAATAAATCCATCAAAATATCGCTTAATCATATTATATGAATCAGCTCATTTCTTGAGTTAGTGTGTGTTCGTCTTATTTGATCTATCTGTAGCGTTTCAGTTCAATCCGTCTTTATTTAGTTTCAGCATTTTATACATTTACATCACATAATGCCGGTTGAAAATTTAGAAGAAGAAGGTCTGAAAAAGATTCCAGACTTGGAAGTCGCGCAGTTGAAGTTCTTATTAACGTCGGACGATGAGGAAATCCagcaaacaaaaattaaaaaacaatttatggAAGCGATCGAAGCAAATGGCAAGTTTTAGAAGTTATTTTGCTAAAATTAGGATGAATTCCTCAAATTGGTTTTTAAGAAGAATTGGTGTTTCTATCTGaatattattgcattttattacagtattattgtTCTCAAACTCATGAAAACtcatttatgattttatttaagATTTGTTTTAAGTTTGAGAAAACATGACGATTATACAGTTTAAGATTGATTGAATAATATATGAACAATGTGTTCATGAGTCGTGACAAGTTTGTATTATTAATGTTTGTATTGTATCAATGACCATTATTTAATCGAAATTCATTCTTTTCAAACTTGACGTTGGCCGACTTTAACTTCTTGTTTACTATGGTGCCAACCTAAATGTAGAATTACCTCCTATTCTGAAATAACAGTTTATACAGACCCATCTTTTCCAACCAACCAATAATCATCAATATGCTTGaatgataataaattaatatgcCACAAGATGTGTAATTTAGACGTTTTCTTTTTTACAGAGATGGCACCCTATTATGAAATTGTTTGCAAAGAACTTGGAATGAAAATTAACAATACACTTTTAAAGAAATTGAAGGATACAAATGAGAAGACATTAAAAAAACTTGAAGATAAAATAACAGAAACTGAAGAAATGGAATATGAAAGTGAAGTCAGAGATGCTTTACTTGCAAAGGCtgaatatttgtgcaaaattgGTAACAAGGTAACAACAATTCCCTAGAATGTTTATTCATAACAGTCGACTGGGGCTGTGGATTTTGGGATCATTTTTGCCCGACTcaattgaaaaacaaatcagACTCTCGATTCCGAGTTGAAGaaagtttaaattttgattataataacTTTGTCACATGCAAGCCTTCCTTGTCAACtttattcattttgattataTGTTTGAAATCTGCAATCCAGATTCTGAAATATTCAATTGGATTCCGGATTCCGGGGGGTTTGAAAATGCGACTCCAATGTCAATAAAAACATGCAAAGTCAGGACTCTCACTTCCAATTAAGGTTTAGAAATGAGCTGTTCATCAATTCAATATAGCTTCTAAATGTTCTAATATTAGTCTACAATTTCATGATTTTCAACAATATGTAATAGCACAGTAAAGACATGCTCGTAAAAATTAGTCTTAATTACATATATTTATGCCTTTCCTCAAATAACTTTCAGGATGACGCTCTCGAAGTTTTCCAGAAAGCATATGATAAGACCATTGCACTTGGACACAAGCTTGACATCATTTTCTACAGAATTCGACTGGGATTGTTTTTTATGGATCATGATCTGATTACCAAGAGCATAGAGAAGGCAAAAatgtatgaaatatatttgttgtgCATTTTAGTTTAGAATTAAGCCCTTTGTGGCATGCACTATTTGTCCTTAGGTGATATATAATTTGGATTTTCTCTCGAAACAAAGCCATGTACAAGTAGCAAGTATCTAGCGATTCTGCCTTCATTTTTTACATCCTGGATTGGTAGACAGTGTGACCAGGGTACAGATGTCAACATTTTCACACCACGATACATCAATTTATTTCTGTTTATGATAAGTGTTTGTGATAACGATTGTTAACGATCTATACcaacttttattgtttttcagttTAATAGAGGAAGGTGGTGATTGGGATCGGCGAAACAGACTAAAAGTTTATGAAGGTTTGTATTGTATTGCGATTCGAGATTTCAAGAAATCAGCAAATTTGTTTCTGGATACTGTATCAACATTCACATCCTATGAACTTATGGATTACAAATGCTTTGTCACATATGCTGTTTACATCAGTATGCTTGCTCTTGATAGAACCGAGTTAAGAGAAAAAGTGAGTTCTATTTAATGCACAACTTTACTACATTTTTTTACTACACAATTCAGTGATGATTTATCATTATGCGAAACTTAACTACAATTTACTTCAGTACATATTAACAACATATATTGATAACTCAATTCAAGCCTATAGTTAGGACATTGGGCCAAGTGTTGATAAGAGTAATTACTAGCAATTGAACCATCGTTTACCCTATTTTTGCAGGTTATAATCATATAACTGAACTAACTTTTCAAACATCAATTCAGGTTGTAAAAGGTT is from Styela clava chromosome 9, kaStyClav1.hap1.2, whole genome shotgun sequence and encodes:
- the LOC120338908 gene encoding 10 kDa heat shock protein, mitochondrial-like → MAAKAFKKFLPLFDRVLVERSAPELTTKGGIVLPEKSVGKVLQAKVVAKGPGTKDKDGKLIPMSVDVGDSVLLPEYGGTKVLLDDDEYHLFRDGDILGKFES
- the LOC120338905 gene encoding 26S proteasome non-ATPase regulatory subunit 6-like, encoding MPVENLEEEGLKKIPDLEVAQLKFLLTSDDEEIQQTKIKKQFMEAIEANEMAPYYEIVCKELGMKINNTLLKKLKDTNEKTLKKLEDKITETEEMEYESEVRDALLAKAEYLCKIGNKDDALEVFQKAYDKTIALGHKLDIIFYRIRLGLFFMDHDLITKSIEKAKILIEEGGDWDRRNRLKVYEGLYCIAIRDFKKSANLFLDTVSTFTSYELMDYKCFVTYAVYISMLALDRTELREKVVKGSEILEVLHSNKECRSYLFSLYDCHYAEFFQRLAQVEVEMKRDRLLNPHYRYYTREMRILAYTQLLESYRSLTLEYMAEAFGVTVEFIDRELSRFIAVGRLHCKIDKVGGIVETNRPDSKNWQYQETIKKGDLLLNRVQKLSRVINI